The following proteins come from a genomic window of Hydractinia symbiolongicarpus strain clone_291-10 chromosome 2, HSymV2.1, whole genome shotgun sequence:
- the LOC130628643 gene encoding uncharacterized protein LOC130628643 isoform X1: MVVKHDWLTLFLPIQLTTFETKCENNNNNNKKLFQPYLCKLPETEEELVQPRIEDKNYKTMLETRGQAVIRPPFNYIDRGYPSSYYNTSFEKIRREEMHSLVPVHSAHHEERRCRAENDQYEHQARVRSVSPKIHRPYELHASSRKRIESVPNYESDLRLSFTPPRREEQIVEGRYELERGASSYPIKCTEGCPCLTKDEHCKSRSHTKPRIKYTPIRADIPHKDMSGYTYYDLIYNKTIDEGRMSKKSPYDRESRHSPERRWTHCTSQRKYEDGIHPYYRRYKQESISTSETESRYDLVRSKYEEEYATRNTLHETSETRPSAFSVIRPSTIHRVYSTESGYSSDPSNISLTRPNKKSSLHIKHAYCSVSESTSPPCETRPYSEQSGHVSNHHNKYVNGHRLHVYDEASKAALKAFDAHVEKMMAESREKQSRDHNMSTDIRTIHSGYEAGVDGVKKELGDQDQMKQEHSFSTSPPSLVQVSTVDSTQSSDNKSGLGGLLSLTMVANEHLGQAIAKEKKRTKNNNCLHLWQFLRSMLDQEKNKPNKCIEWTNRERGEFRLIKTAVIADLWGQSKNRTCMTYEKMARAMRYYYKMKILEKVPHKRLHFRFGEKMLARVLDVTTIKPLRHTDKNLQTKSHAPKAQHSSNSVYKFATEEASRKNLLIPRPHSEGPLLTHSPMSYQNYEGRAAPGSPFLHEHRRSMSELVSQVTPVIRANTANVFFPKDFRSESEYEASHPENYASRTPLKNDLDLAQASLRSSDSDNVIDSAEETPVSSPLYDTDGELVVDLDE, encoded by the exons atggtagTCAAACATGATTGGTTGACATTATTTCTA CCAATACAATTGACAACATTTGAAACAAAATgcgaaaataacaacaacaataacaagaaACTATTCCAGCCATATTTGTGCAAATTACCGGAAACCGAAGAAGAATTAGTTCAACCGAGAATagaagataaaaattataaaacgatGCTCGAAACACGTGGTCAGGCTGTTATAAGGCCTCCGTTTAATTACATCGATCGCGGCTATCCAAGCTCTTATTACAACACATCCTTCGAGAAAATACGACGAGAAGAAATGCATTCATTAGTACCTGTACATAGTGCACATCATGAAGAGCGTAGATGCAGGGCTGAGAATGATCAATATGAGCATCAAGCAAGAGTGAGATCTGTATCTCCAAAAATTCATCGCCCATATGAATTGCATGCATCGAGCAGAAAACGAATCGAATCTGTACCAAATTATGAAAGTGATTTGCGATTAAGTTTTACGCCTCCAAGGCGGGAAGAACAGATTGTAGAAGGGCGGTATGAGTTAGAACGTGGCGCAAGTTCTTATCCAATCAAATGCACAGAAGGATGCCCTTGTTTAACAAAAGATGAACATTGTAAGTCTCGTTCTCATACAAAGCCTCGTATTAAATATACACCAATAAGAGCTGATATTCCACATAAGGATATGAGTGGTTACACTTACTATGATTTAATTTACAATAAAACTATTGACGAAGGTCGAATGAGCAAAAAGTCGCCTTATGACAGAGAAAGTCGTCATTCACCAGAACGTCGTTGGACGCATTGCACGTCGCAGCGTAAATATGAAGACGGCATTCATCCGTATTACCGTCGTTATAAACAGGAATCTATATCTACATCTGAAACGGAATCACGGTATGATTTAGTACGCTCAAAATATGAAGAAGAATACGCTACACGTAACACGTTACACGAAACAAGTGAAACTCGACCCAGTGCTTTTTCTGTTATTCGTCCGTCAACAATACATCGAGTGTACTCGACTGAAAGTGGTTATTCGAGTGATCCTTCCAATATTAGCCTAACTCGTCCGAATAAAAAATCTAGCCTCCACATAAAACATGCATATTGTTCGGTAAGTGAGAGTACCTCGCCGCCTTGTGAAACTCGGCCATACTCAGAGCAAAGTGGACATGTGTCTAATCATCATAACAAGTACGTCAACGGGCACAGACTTCATGTATACGACGAAGCATCTAAAGCAGCCCTTAAAGCCTTCGATGCGCACGTCGAAAAAATGATGGCTGAATCAAGAGAGAAACAATCACGTGATCATAATATGTCCACTGATATAAGGACTATCCATAGCGGATACGAAGCTGGAGTAGATGGAGTAAAAAAGGAATTGGGTGATCAAGACCAAATGAAACAAGAGCATTCTTTTTCAACTTCCCCGCCTTCATTGGTACAAGTCTCGACTGTCGATAGTACTCAATCAAGTGATAACAAATCTGGTCTGGGAGGCCTACTGAGTTTAACTATGGTGGCGAATGAACACTTGGGGCAAGCCATTGCGAAGGaaaaaaagagaacaaaaa ATAACAACTGCTTACATTTATGGCAATTTTTACGTAGTATGTTAGACCAAGAAAAGAATAAACCCAACAAATGCATTGAATGGACTAATCGAGAACGGGGTGAATTTCGGTTAATCAAGACAGCTGTGATAGCTGACTTATGGGGACAATCAAAGAACCGTACATGCATGACCTACGAAAAAATGGCGCGAGCAATGCGTTACTACTACAAAATGAAGATCTTGGAAAAAGTGCCACACAAAAGATTACATTTTCGTTTCGGTGAGAAAATGTTAGCACGAGTCTTAGATGTGACAACAATTAAACCATTACGTCACACAGACAAAAACTTGCAGACTAAATCCCATGCTCCAAAAGCACAACACTCTTCCAATTCTGTATATAAATTTGCGACTGAGGAGGCCAGTCGCAAAAATCTCTTGATACCCAGACCTCACTCAGAGGGGCCTCTCCTTACACACAGTCCGATGAGCTACCAAAATTATGAGGGGAGAGCAGCTCCTGGGTCCCCTTTTCTACACGAACATCGAAGATCAATGTCGGAGCTGGTGAGTCAAGTCACACCAGTTATCCGTGCCAACACGGCGAACGTATTCTTTCCGAAGGACTTTCGATCAGAAAGTGAATACGAAGCATCGCATCCCGAGAACTACGCAAGTCGCACTcctttgaaaaatgatttagatTTGGCACAAGCCTCGTTGAGATCTTCTGATAGTGATAACGTTATAGACTCGGCAGAGGAGACTCCTGTTAGTTCGCCATTGTATGATACAGATGGAGAACTTGTCGTGGATTTAGACGAATGA
- the LOC130628643 gene encoding uncharacterized protein LOC130628643 isoform X2, with protein sequence MAGTACIVPPIQLTTFETKCENNNNNNKKLFQPYLCKLPETEEELVQPRIEDKNYKTMLETRGQAVIRPPFNYIDRGYPSSYYNTSFEKIRREEMHSLVPVHSAHHEERRCRAENDQYEHQARVRSVSPKIHRPYELHASSRKRIESVPNYESDLRLSFTPPRREEQIVEGRYELERGASSYPIKCTEGCPCLTKDEHCKSRSHTKPRIKYTPIRADIPHKDMSGYTYYDLIYNKTIDEGRMSKKSPYDRESRHSPERRWTHCTSQRKYEDGIHPYYRRYKQESISTSETESRYDLVRSKYEEEYATRNTLHETSETRPSAFSVIRPSTIHRVYSTESGYSSDPSNISLTRPNKKSSLHIKHAYCSVSESTSPPCETRPYSEQSGHVSNHHNKYVNGHRLHVYDEASKAALKAFDAHVEKMMAESREKQSRDHNMSTDIRTIHSGYEAGVDGVKKELGDQDQMKQEHSFSTSPPSLVQVSTVDSTQSSDNKSGLGGLLSLTMVANEHLGQAIAKEKKRTKNNNCLHLWQFLRSMLDQEKNKPNKCIEWTNRERGEFRLIKTAVIADLWGQSKNRTCMTYEKMARAMRYYYKMKILEKVPHKRLHFRFGEKMLARVLDVTTIKPLRHTDKNLQTKSHAPKAQHSSNSVYKFATEEASRKNLLIPRPHSEGPLLTHSPMSYQNYEGRAAPGSPFLHEHRRSMSELVSQVTPVIRANTANVFFPKDFRSESEYEASHPENYASRTPLKNDLDLAQASLRSSDSDNVIDSAEETPVSSPLYDTDGELVVDLDE encoded by the exons aTGGCTGGAACTGCATGTATCGTACCG CCAATACAATTGACAACATTTGAAACAAAATgcgaaaataacaacaacaataacaagaaACTATTCCAGCCATATTTGTGCAAATTACCGGAAACCGAAGAAGAATTAGTTCAACCGAGAATagaagataaaaattataaaacgatGCTCGAAACACGTGGTCAGGCTGTTATAAGGCCTCCGTTTAATTACATCGATCGCGGCTATCCAAGCTCTTATTACAACACATCCTTCGAGAAAATACGACGAGAAGAAATGCATTCATTAGTACCTGTACATAGTGCACATCATGAAGAGCGTAGATGCAGGGCTGAGAATGATCAATATGAGCATCAAGCAAGAGTGAGATCTGTATCTCCAAAAATTCATCGCCCATATGAATTGCATGCATCGAGCAGAAAACGAATCGAATCTGTACCAAATTATGAAAGTGATTTGCGATTAAGTTTTACGCCTCCAAGGCGGGAAGAACAGATTGTAGAAGGGCGGTATGAGTTAGAACGTGGCGCAAGTTCTTATCCAATCAAATGCACAGAAGGATGCCCTTGTTTAACAAAAGATGAACATTGTAAGTCTCGTTCTCATACAAAGCCTCGTATTAAATATACACCAATAAGAGCTGATATTCCACATAAGGATATGAGTGGTTACACTTACTATGATTTAATTTACAATAAAACTATTGACGAAGGTCGAATGAGCAAAAAGTCGCCTTATGACAGAGAAAGTCGTCATTCACCAGAACGTCGTTGGACGCATTGCACGTCGCAGCGTAAATATGAAGACGGCATTCATCCGTATTACCGTCGTTATAAACAGGAATCTATATCTACATCTGAAACGGAATCACGGTATGATTTAGTACGCTCAAAATATGAAGAAGAATACGCTACACGTAACACGTTACACGAAACAAGTGAAACTCGACCCAGTGCTTTTTCTGTTATTCGTCCGTCAACAATACATCGAGTGTACTCGACTGAAAGTGGTTATTCGAGTGATCCTTCCAATATTAGCCTAACTCGTCCGAATAAAAAATCTAGCCTCCACATAAAACATGCATATTGTTCGGTAAGTGAGAGTACCTCGCCGCCTTGTGAAACTCGGCCATACTCAGAGCAAAGTGGACATGTGTCTAATCATCATAACAAGTACGTCAACGGGCACAGACTTCATGTATACGACGAAGCATCTAAAGCAGCCCTTAAAGCCTTCGATGCGCACGTCGAAAAAATGATGGCTGAATCAAGAGAGAAACAATCACGTGATCATAATATGTCCACTGATATAAGGACTATCCATAGCGGATACGAAGCTGGAGTAGATGGAGTAAAAAAGGAATTGGGTGATCAAGACCAAATGAAACAAGAGCATTCTTTTTCAACTTCCCCGCCTTCATTGGTACAAGTCTCGACTGTCGATAGTACTCAATCAAGTGATAACAAATCTGGTCTGGGAGGCCTACTGAGTTTAACTATGGTGGCGAATGAACACTTGGGGCAAGCCATTGCGAAGGaaaaaaagagaacaaaaa ATAACAACTGCTTACATTTATGGCAATTTTTACGTAGTATGTTAGACCAAGAAAAGAATAAACCCAACAAATGCATTGAATGGACTAATCGAGAACGGGGTGAATTTCGGTTAATCAAGACAGCTGTGATAGCTGACTTATGGGGACAATCAAAGAACCGTACATGCATGACCTACGAAAAAATGGCGCGAGCAATGCGTTACTACTACAAAATGAAGATCTTGGAAAAAGTGCCACACAAAAGATTACATTTTCGTTTCGGTGAGAAAATGTTAGCACGAGTCTTAGATGTGACAACAATTAAACCATTACGTCACACAGACAAAAACTTGCAGACTAAATCCCATGCTCCAAAAGCACAACACTCTTCCAATTCTGTATATAAATTTGCGACTGAGGAGGCCAGTCGCAAAAATCTCTTGATACCCAGACCTCACTCAGAGGGGCCTCTCCTTACACACAGTCCGATGAGCTACCAAAATTATGAGGGGAGAGCAGCTCCTGGGTCCCCTTTTCTACACGAACATCGAAGATCAATGTCGGAGCTGGTGAGTCAAGTCACACCAGTTATCCGTGCCAACACGGCGAACGTATTCTTTCCGAAGGACTTTCGATCAGAAAGTGAATACGAAGCATCGCATCCCGAGAACTACGCAAGTCGCACTcctttgaaaaatgatttagatTTGGCACAAGCCTCGTTGAGATCTTCTGATAGTGATAACGTTATAGACTCGGCAGAGGAGACTCCTGTTAGTTCGCCATTGTATGATACAGATGGAGAACTTGTCGTGGATTTAGACGAATGA